From Nicotiana tabacum cultivar K326 chromosome 20, ASM71507v2, whole genome shotgun sequence, one genomic window encodes:
- the LOC107816672 gene encoding uncharacterized protein LOC107816672 → MSRCLNYQLLSLALLLLMTVDPSSQSRLTEENGVKSAVFLSPKIVLEPGSVSNKFYYNIDFPKGHIAIKNFDAEVVDEAGNSVPLHETYLHHWVVVRYYQRKGVEVAKYHGNLGFHQSDFIVKRNSGICNGGLTQYFGLGSETRKTITYVPDPYGIEVGNPVEVPPGYEEGWLLNVHAIDTRGAEDRLGCTECRCDLYNVTKDEYDRNIEPDYVGGLRCCYDETRCKVKEGFQGARRSLYLKYTVKYIDWDPSIVPVKIYILDVTDTWKKQEKSTATVSRHHCKIEYLVESCSAAEANADCTHTKNISVTFPSGGDIIYGVAHQHTGGTGSALHGEDGRAICSSLPIYGEGKEPGNEAGYIVGMSSCYPKPGSIKISEGETVTLISNYSSAQRHTGVMGLFYLLVTEPSPTPNSFLHSTDGTGEIVILHNAVGVLAVFGIAVLVGAAVIYQRRNHREEEGYESVLM, encoded by the exons ATGTCAAGATGTTTAAATTATCAATTGCTTTCACTTGCACTCTTACTGCTAATGACGGTTGATCCAAGTTCACAATCTCGATTAACGGAAGAAAATGGGGTGAAATCTGCTGTCTTTTTATCACCAAAGATTGTGCTGGAACCTGGATCAGTCTCTAACAAGTTTTACTACAACATCGACTTCCCAAAAGGCCACATTGCTATCAAAAATTTTGATGCTGAAGTAGTTGATGAGGCAGGGAATTCTGTACCCCTTCATGAGACATATCTTCATCACTGGGTTGTTGTAAGATATTATCAACGAAAAGGTGTGGAAGTGGCAAAGTACCACGGCAATCTGGGGTTCCACCAATCAGATTTTATTGTTAAGAGAAACTCAGGGATATGCAATGGGGGTCTTACTcaatattttggacttgggtcaGAGACCCGAAAGACAATAACGTATGTTCCAGATCCTTATGGTATAGAGGTCGGCAATCCAGTTGAAGTACCTCCGGGATACGAGGAGGGATGGTTGCTCAATGTACATGCAATTGATACACGAGGTGCCGAAGATAGATTGGGATGCACTGAGTGCAGATGTGATCTTTATAACGTTACCAAAGACGAGTATGACCGAAATATAGAGCCAGATTATGTCGGAGGCTTGAGATGTTGCTATGATGAAACAAGATGCAAGGTGAAAGAAGGATTCCAAGGTGCAAGGAGAAGCCTGTACCTGAAGTATACGGTGAAGTATATTGATTGGGATCCCTCCATTGTGCCCGTCAAAATTTATATACTTGATGTCACTGATACATGGAAAAAGCAGGAAAAATCAACAGCGACCGTGTCAAGACATCACTGCAAG ATTGAATATTTAGTGGAGTCATGTTCTGCAGCTGAGGCAAATGCCGATTGTACTCATACAAAAAATATAAGTGTAACTTTTCCCAGTGGTGGAGATATCATCTATGGAGTTGCTCACCAACATACAGGAGGGACTGGGTCAGCCCTCCATGGAGAG GATGGACGTGCCATATGCTCATCTCTTCCAATCTACGGGGAAGGAAAGGAACCAGGAAATGAAGCTGGTTACATCGTTGGGATGTCCTCTTGTTATCCTAAACCTGGCTCTATCAAGATTTCGGAAGGGGAAACTGTAACTTTAATATCAAATTATAGCAGTGCTCAAAGGCATACAGGAGTGATGGGGCTGTTCTATCTCTTAGTTACTGAACCATCACCAACGCCTAACTCTTTCCTGCATTCTACAGATGGA ACAGGTGAGATTGTAATATTGCACAATGCTGTTGGAGTCTTGGCAGTGTTTGGAATTGCAGTACTAGTTGGTGCTGCTGTAATTTATCAACGTCGAAATCATAGAGAGGAGGAAGGCTACGAATCTGTATTAATGTGA
- the LOC107816671 gene encoding uncharacterized protein LOC107816671: protein MDHKKEKAKEKREKRRQEISLLRTIPYSDHRKWWSSDTVAVVTGANRGIGFEIAHQLASHGLTVVLTSRETGVGEEAVKVMQEGGLNVAFHQLDIVDHASVEAFSDWIKETYGGLDILINNAGVSFNVGTENSMEHAETVIQTNYFGTKNMTNAMIPLMRPSPSGGRIVSVSSRLGRLNGKKNRITNVTLRQQLEDVDSLSEELIDNTVNFFLEQVKEGTWESGGWPQVFTDYSVSKLAVNAYTRLMARILEDRPEGHKIYINCYCPGWVKTAMTGWSGHISPEDAADTAVWLALLPDQFVSGKFWAERREISF from the exons ATGGATCATAAAAAGGAGAAGGCaaaggagaaaagagaaaagagacgCCAAGAGATCTCTCTTTTGCGTACTATTCCTTATTCCGATCACCGAAA ATGGTGGTCATCCGATACCGTTGCTGTGGTGACTGGTGCAAATAGAGGGATCGGATTTGAGATTGCTCATCAACTCGCATCACATGGCTTAACGGTAGTTCTTACATCACGAGAGACTGGTGTTGGCGAAGAGGCAGTGAAAGTCATGCAAGAAGGAGGTTTAAATGTAGCATTTCATCAACTGGATATCGTCGATCATGCATCAGTTGAAGCATTTTCTGATTGGATAAAAGAAACTTATGGCGGTTTAGATATACTG atcaacAATGCAGGAGTGAGTTTCAATGTTGGTACAGAGAATTCCATGGAACATGCTGAAACTGTCATCCAAACCAACTATTTTGGCACAAAGAATATGACAAACGCGATGATTCCATTGATGAGGCCTTCTCCTTCTGGTGGTCGTATCGTTAGTGTGAGCTCACGATTGGGACGACTTAACGGCAAAAAGAAT AGAATTACAAATGTTACCTTGAGACAGCAACTGGAGGATGTGGACTCTTTATCAGAGGAACTGATTGATAATActgtgaatttttttttggaacaAGTAAAGGAAGGAACATGGGAATCAGGGGGATGGCCTCAAGTGTTCACTGACTACTCAGTGTCAAAACTTGCAGTAAATGCTTACACCAGGCTAATGGCAAGGATACTCGAAGATCGTCCAGAGGGTCATAAGATATATATCAATTGCTATTGCCCGGGTTGGGTGAAGACCGCGATGACTGGTTGGTCCGGGCATATATCTCCAGAAGACGCTGCTGATACTGCAGTCTGGCTTGCTCTACTACCTGACCAATTTGTGAGTGGTAAGTTTTGGGCTGAAAGGCGCGAGATAAGCTTTTAA